From a region of the Triticum urartu cultivar G1812 unplaced genomic scaffold, Tu2.1 TuUngrouped_contig_4980, whole genome shotgun sequence genome:
- the LOC125528597 gene encoding uncharacterized protein LOC125528597, with protein sequence MFTLFNENMKPGPSSERNYGLFKPPRHAGVRARLPPAQGQRHHLIRRGRHRKHYRQRQGRRATEQRLLQHLGIIGKGERGLVDMDTSNHASICGCPVDDDSILILSNFQVVLTWKDMCAWKEGSLWCLKWSQGVPLVS encoded by the exons ATGTTCACGCTCTTCAACGAGAACATGAAGCCCGGCCCCTCCTCGGAGCGCAACTACGGCCTCTTCAAGCCCCCACGGCACGCCGGTGTACGAGCTCGCCTACCGCCTGCCCAAGGACAACGCCACCACCTCATCCGGCGCGGGCGGCACCGGAAGCATTACCGGCAGCGGCAGGGGCGGCGGGCCACAGAACAACGGCTACTACAGCATCTCGGCATCATCGGCAAAGGCGAACGTG GGTTGGTGGACATGGACACAAGCAACCATGCCAGCATATGCGGCTGTCCTGTTGATGATGATAGCATTCTAATTCTGAGCAACTTCCAAGTGGTGCTTACATGGAAGGATATGTGTGCATGGAAGGAAGGAAGCCTCTGGTGTCTCAAATGGAGTCAGGGGGTGCCCCTGGTTTCTTGA